One Dictyoglomus thermophilum H-6-12 DNA window includes the following coding sequences:
- the melA gene encoding alpha-glucosidase/alpha-galactosidase codes for MKISFIGAGSVVFTRNLLKDLALFPESEGIEIALMDIDPERLEVARKIAEEINEKKNKHWKIKGYMDLKSAIENSNYVINTVQIGGKEATYVDFDIPEKYGLKQTIGDTHGIGGIMRFLRTAPFLKDLVRNIEEYAPSALLLNFTNPMSMNQWYINDISEIETVGLCHSIPYTIEQISSYVGVPSKEVNYKVAGINHMAWVLTFERNGENLYPLLFKAMERKEIWERDPVRFEILRMFHYFVTESSEHNAEYVPYFIKDEELIKKLNIPIREYIRRVEENEKVFNTFKDYYLKGNKEAYEIVKEHYGEEEEDTSKEYAIQIIHGMETNDSRLVYSIVRNEGIIDNLPMDCMVEVPCYVDKNGVSPLKVGYLPDQLASLNLLHINVQRLAVRGAVERDKDYIYYAALLDPLASSMLSPEKIHMMVDELLKAHKEYLKDFFIK; via the coding sequence ATGAAGATTAGTTTTATTGGAGCTGGAAGTGTGGTTTTTACAAGAAATCTCTTAAAGGATTTGGCATTATTTCCTGAGTCTGAGGGAATAGAGATAGCTCTTATGGATATTGATCCTGAGAGATTAGAAGTAGCAAGAAAAATAGCCGAAGAGATAAATGAAAAGAAAAATAAGCATTGGAAGATTAAAGGTTATATGGATTTAAAATCTGCTATTGAAAACTCTAATTATGTGATAAATACTGTTCAGATAGGCGGGAAAGAGGCTACTTATGTAGACTTTGATATACCTGAAAAATATGGATTAAAACAGACCATTGGAGACACTCACGGAATTGGTGGTATAATGAGATTTTTAAGGACAGCCCCATTTTTAAAAGATCTTGTTAGGAATATAGAGGAATATGCTCCTTCAGCTTTACTTTTGAATTTTACAAATCCTATGTCTATGAATCAATGGTATATCAATGATATTTCTGAAATTGAAACCGTAGGTTTATGTCATTCTATTCCTTATACCATTGAGCAGATATCAAGTTATGTGGGGGTTCCTTCAAAGGAGGTAAACTACAAAGTAGCAGGCATCAATCATATGGCATGGGTTTTGACTTTTGAAAGAAATGGAGAGAATTTATATCCTCTTCTTTTTAAGGCTATGGAAAGAAAAGAAATATGGGAGAGAGATCCTGTAAGGTTTGAGATATTAAGAATGTTTCATTATTTTGTAACAGAATCTTCAGAACATAATGCGGAATATGTTCCATATTTTATTAAAGATGAGGAGCTAATTAAGAAGCTAAATATTCCTATTAGAGAATACATAAGAAGAGTAGAAGAGAATGAAAAAGTTTTTAATACTTTTAAAGACTATTATTTGAAGGGAAATAAAGAAGCTTATGAGATAGTAAAAGAACATTATGGAGAAGAGGAAGAAGACACTTCTAAGGAGTATGCTATTCAAATTATTCATGGTATGGAAACTAATGATTCAAGGCTTGTTTATAGCATTGTTAGAAATGAGGGGATTATAGATAATTTACCTATGGACTGTATGGTTGAAGTTCCATGTTATGTGGATAAGAATGGGGTTTCTCCTTTAAAAGTAGGGTATTTACCTGATCAGTTAGCAAGTTTAAATCTTCTTCATATAAATGTACAAAGACTTGCAGTAAGAGGTGCTGTAGAAAGGGATAAGGATTATATTTATTATGCTGCACTTTTAGATCCTTTAGCTTCCTCCATGTTATCTCCAGAAAAAATACATATGATGGTAGATGAACTGTTAAAAGCTCATAAGGAATATTTAAAAGATTTCTTTATAAAGTAG
- a CDS encoding carbohydrate ABC transporter permease, with translation MRYLLIFFPLNPIINNYKEIFVKLDFGRYFLNSLIVTLSLVFSQIVLCSLAGYAFARLYFPFKNVIFLIFLSVIMLPGIVLLIPRYLILKNLGLVNTLTGVIILKIFSEFSIFLYRQHFLSMPIEMEEAAIVAGANMWNIFWKIMMPLFKDNILVIGE, from the coding sequence TTGCGGTACCTCCTCATTTTTTTCCCTTTAAATCCTATAATTAATAACTACAAAGAAATATTTGTAAAACTTGATTTTGGAAGGTATTTTTTAAATTCTTTAATTGTTACTTTGAGTCTTGTTTTTTCTCAAATTGTGCTTTGTTCTCTTGCAGGTTATGCCTTTGCAAGGCTTTATTTCCCATTTAAAAATGTAATTTTCTTAATTTTTCTATCGGTGATAATGCTTCCTGGAATTGTTCTATTAATTCCCAGATATTTAATTTTGAAGAATTTAGGTCTTGTAAATACTCTAACGGGAGTAATAATCCTGAAGATATTTAGTGAATTTAGTATTTTTCTTTATAGGCAACATTTTCTATCCATGCCTATTGAAATGGAAGAGGCTGCTATAGTAGCTGGTGCTAATATGTGGAATATATTTTGGAAAATTATGATGCCTCTCTTCAAGGACAATATTTTAGTAATTGGGGAGTAA
- a CDS encoding SIS domain-containing protein, with protein sequence MYIVEKEIKEQITELPKVFAYVENYLKNNNLPKFILNSDIIYFIGCGTSLYLSLSGSRFFTHKTQIETKALPGGEVWFAIDENLGTSKNIKKSAILISRSGESTEVIKAGEKFKEIGIPTLGITLEEDSSLVKISQSSIILPIKEEAIVMTKSFSSMLLTLQLIASFIKGEDINIYKDLVKETERIINSANDLSLNHTSYKHYVFLGLGAEEGIARESALKLEEMSLSKIEAYSTFEYRHGPKSLLEEGFLVSIYTKGIEEEKPLVNELKNYGADVITIGGKDTDLYISDLPESLFLKVIWGQILGLNIAKSKNIDVENPRNLTKVVKF encoded by the coding sequence ATGTATATTGTAGAGAAAGAAATTAAAGAGCAAATTACAGAACTTCCTAAAGTTTTTGCATATGTTGAAAATTACTTAAAAAACAATAATCTTCCTAAATTCATTTTAAACTCCGATATAATCTATTTTATAGGGTGTGGGACTTCTTTATATCTAAGCCTTTCTGGAAGCAGATTCTTTACCCATAAAACTCAAATAGAAACCAAAGCTCTACCAGGAGGAGAAGTATGGTTTGCTATAGATGAAAATTTAGGGACTTCTAAAAATATAAAAAAATCTGCCATATTGATATCTCGTTCAGGAGAATCTACAGAAGTGATTAAAGCGGGAGAAAAATTCAAAGAAATAGGAATTCCAACTCTTGGTATTACTTTAGAAGAAGACAGCTCATTAGTTAAAATATCTCAAAGTTCAATTATATTACCAATAAAAGAAGAGGCTATTGTTATGACAAAGTCCTTCTCTTCTATGCTTCTTACCCTACAGTTAATAGCAAGCTTTATCAAAGGAGAAGATATAAATATATATAAGGACTTAGTAAAAGAAACCGAAAGGATAATAAATAGTGCTAATGATTTATCCTTAAACCATACATCCTATAAACATTATGTGTTCTTAGGACTTGGAGCAGAAGAGGGTATTGCCAGAGAATCTGCATTAAAATTAGAAGAAATGTCCTTATCTAAAATAGAAGCTTACTCTACTTTTGAATACAGGCATGGTCCAAAATCCCTACTTGAGGAAGGCTTTTTAGTTTCCATATATACCAAGGGAATAGAGGAAGAAAAACCCTTAGTTAATGAACTCAAAAACTATGGGGCAGATGTGATAACCATAGGCGGAAAAGATACAGATTTATATATATCTGACCTTCCTGAAAGCCTATTTTTAAAGGTTATATGGGGTCAAATATTAGGACTAAACATCGCAAAGAGTAAAAACATAGATGTAGAAAATCCAAGAAATCTGACCAAGGTAGTAAAGTTCTAG
- a CDS encoding N-acetylglucosamine kinase, whose product MYFLGVDGGGTKTIAYLLDEESNLIFKNTSGPTNILENGEEVFRKNLRELLYPVLKNINPKDIKSCFGLPAVGEFREDIKILRKIIKEELNIEADTIVNDVVIGWAGGNLARDGIHVVAGTGTITYGRKGNKDIRVSGWGSIIGDEGSAYYIGYRTLNEVSRELDGRKRRTDLTKLIFKKLNLRDHLDFIEFIYDPQKDRRSNIASVAKITYEIAKIGDKKALKILKESAKELALTVTTANKFLKIEKPITVTYSGSVLEKNEIVREEFIKLLAKGGYEVKPPKLSPVLGAVLLAFLNYENNGQKREDFINKLLKIYKEEEKQ is encoded by the coding sequence ATGTACTTTTTAGGTGTAGATGGTGGAGGAACAAAGACTATTGCTTATCTTCTAGATGAAGAGAGTAATCTTATCTTTAAAAATACATCGGGTCCTACTAATATCTTAGAAAATGGTGAAGAAGTTTTTAGAAAAAATCTAAGAGAACTTCTCTATCCTGTACTAAAGAATATAAATCCTAAAGATATTAAATCCTGCTTTGGGCTTCCTGCAGTAGGAGAATTCAGAGAAGATATAAAAATTTTAAGAAAAATAATAAAAGAAGAATTGAATATAGAAGCAGACACCATTGTAAACGATGTAGTTATAGGATGGGCTGGAGGGAATTTAGCAAGAGATGGAATTCATGTAGTAGCAGGAACAGGAACTATAACCTACGGAAGAAAAGGGAATAAAGATATAAGAGTTTCAGGATGGGGTAGTATCATTGGAGATGAAGGAAGCGCATATTATATAGGCTATAGGACACTGAATGAAGTAAGCAGAGAACTTGATGGTAGGAAAAGAAGAACAGATCTTACAAAACTAATCTTTAAAAAACTAAATTTAAGAGATCACTTAGATTTTATTGAATTTATCTACGATCCTCAAAAAGATAGAAGATCAAATATTGCTTCTGTAGCTAAGATTACCTACGAGATTGCTAAAATAGGTGATAAAAAGGCTTTAAAGATATTAAAAGAATCAGCAAAAGAGTTAGCCCTTACTGTAACCACAGCAAACAAATTTTTAAAAATCGAAAAACCAATTACTGTAACCTATAGCGGAAGTGTTTTAGAAAAAAATGAGATTGTAAGAGAAGAGTTTATAAAGCTATTGGCAAAAGGAGGATATGAGGTAAAACCCCCAAAACTTTCCCCTGTACTCGGTGCTGTGCTTCTTGCTTTTCTAAATTACGAAAATAATGGCCAAAAGAGAGAAGATTTTATAAATAAACTTTTAAAAATTTATAAGGAGGAGGAAAAACAATGA
- a CDS encoding carbohydrate ABC transporter permease, translating to MPSYYIPFGISFKLALSKYDAVSEPQYIGLENFRKIFQDKIFWISLKNSFLYALYVVPTVVILSFLIAVGLNKDTKFFRFLRVFYFIPTVTSSVAINFVWLWFFNPEYGLLNTILGFLWIKKIYWLTDSKIALFSLALVGMWGSLSYNIILFLAGLQNIPSTYYEAASLDGATKKDILFHIALPLMTPIIFFVLIMQIISSVQMFESVFIMTRGGPGYSTYTLVYYIYRNGFN from the coding sequence TTGCCTTCTTATTATATTCCTTTTGGAATTTCTTTTAAGCTTGCTCTTTCTAAATATGATGCCGTTTCTGAGCCTCAATATATAGGTTTAGAAAATTTTAGAAAGATCTTTCAAGACAAGATTTTCTGGATTTCTTTAAAGAACTCTTTTTTATATGCTCTGTATGTGGTACCAACAGTAGTAATTTTAAGTTTTCTTATTGCGGTTGGACTAAATAAGGATACTAAGTTTTTTAGATTTTTAAGAGTTTTTTACTTTATTCCTACAGTAACTTCTTCTGTTGCTATTAACTTTGTATGGCTTTGGTTTTTTAATCCTGAATACGGACTTTTAAATACTATATTAGGATTTTTGTGGATTAAAAAGATATATTGGTTGACAGATTCTAAGATTGCTTTATTTTCTCTTGCTCTTGTAGGCATGTGGGGAAGTTTGAGTTATAATATTATTCTTTTTCTGGCAGGGTTGCAAAATATTCCATCAACTTATTATGAGGCCGCATCTCTTGATGGTGCAACTAAGAAGGATATTCTATTTCATATTGCTCTTCCGCTTATGACTCCCATCATCTTTTTTGTACTTATTATGCAAATTATTAGCTCAGTGCAAATGTTTGAAAGTGTTTTTATTATGACAAGGGGAGGTCCTGGATATTCTACTTATACTCTAGTATATTACATCTATCGTAATGGTTTTAATTGA
- a CDS encoding DeoR/GlpR family DNA-binding transcription regulator codes for MKEYRFEKILKLIRERGFLTVQEIAKELSISEITVRRDLKFLEKQGLIKRVRGGATATSISSENSFFLRLEENKEIKKEIGKKAISLLKDNSVIAMSGGTTIYYMVQALDQSPITDLTILTNSITTAWAVINLRKNFRLIHSGGTAKERSFECIGGHVIKFFQEIGKIDYYFFGANGVDIKNGITFFDMEEAEVAKTIISKAEKKVLIVDSSKFNNSAPFKVCDLDDLDYIVSDSIPEEFKKIPEWSQKFIL; via the coding sequence ATGAAAGAATATAGATTTGAAAAGATTTTAAAACTAATAAGAGAAAGGGGCTTTCTTACTGTCCAAGAGATAGCAAAAGAACTTTCCATCTCAGAAATAACTGTGAGAAGAGATTTAAAATTTTTAGAAAAGCAAGGATTAATAAAGAGAGTAAGAGGTGGGGCAACAGCAACGAGTATATCTTCAGAAAACTCTTTCTTCTTAAGACTCGAAGAGAATAAAGAAATTAAAAAAGAAATAGGCAAAAAGGCCATATCTCTCTTAAAAGATAATTCTGTCATTGCCATGAGTGGGGGAACTACTATATATTACATGGTACAAGCTTTAGATCAAAGTCCTATCACTGATTTAACCATTTTAACTAACTCCATCACTACTGCATGGGCAGTAATAAATTTAAGAAAAAATTTTAGATTGATCCACTCGGGAGGAACAGCAAAGGAAAGATCCTTTGAATGTATTGGAGGACATGTAATTAAATTTTTCCAGGAAATAGGAAAAATAGACTATTATTTTTTTGGCGCTAATGGTGTAGATATAAAAAATGGCATCACTTTCTTTGATATGGAAGAGGCGGAAGTAGCAAAAACAATAATCTCAAAAGCAGAGAAAAAAGTACTTATTGTAGATAGTTCAAAGTTTAACAATTCAGCACCCTTTAAAGTATGTGACTTAGACGATTTAGATTATATAGTCTCAGACTCTATACCTGAAGAGTTCAAAAAAATTCCTGAATGGAGTCAAAAATTTATCTTGTAG
- a CDS encoding ABC transporter substrate-binding protein, whose protein sequence is MSEQLDGIKAQIAAFEKKYPNIKVKLEHVPWEDYWTKLQTMMAGGDCWDVFTMDTGFYLPDYVARNALIDITPYINRDKVDLSVYPAGVLKLHNFQGKYYSLPRDYDTIGMFYNKKAFDELKLKYPDGNWTWEDLKNAVAKLTKKDAKGNILRYGITVDGGPLSVSQAFLFPMILSLGGDLVKDGKVVFDSAQAKEALSFARELTEKGYAPKPGVTSGDLFIAGKSAINFSGSWMMGYYAENIKSFDFGVVMIPKSKTGKRANISDSLGNVIWSKTKNLDAAWTFVKWMASKEAAEILGKSGTVIPAYKGTDNLWVQSFKKFKKEKDAQVFIDSVKYTNPWPQTRGSSEWFDRWETYYIVEIIAGRLGVDEGLKQATEEINGIIEKASQ, encoded by the coding sequence ATGAGTGAACAGTTAGATGGTATAAAAGCTCAAATTGCTGCTTTTGAAAAGAAATATCCCAATATAAAGGTGAAACTTGAGCATGTGCCTTGGGAGGATTATTGGACGAAACTTCAGACTATGATGGCTGGTGGAGATTGCTGGGATGTGTTTACAATGGATACAGGTTTTTATTTACCCGATTATGTGGCAAGGAATGCATTAATTGATATTACGCCATATATAAACAGGGATAAGGTAGATTTAAGTGTATATCCAGCGGGTGTTTTAAAGTTACACAATTTTCAAGGGAAGTATTATTCTTTGCCAAGGGATTACGATACTATTGGGATGTTTTACAACAAGAAAGCCTTTGATGAGTTGAAGTTAAAATATCCTGATGGGAATTGGACCTGGGAAGATTTAAAGAATGCAGTTGCCAAGTTAACCAAGAAAGATGCAAAGGGTAATATATTAAGGTATGGAATTACTGTAGATGGTGGTCCTCTTTCCGTATCACAGGCTTTTCTATTTCCAATGATTTTATCTCTTGGAGGAGATTTAGTAAAGGATGGCAAAGTAGTTTTTGACAGTGCTCAAGCAAAGGAAGCATTAAGTTTTGCCAGGGAGTTAACTGAGAAGGGTTATGCTCCAAAGCCTGGAGTAACTAGTGGAGACTTATTTATAGCAGGGAAGAGTGCTATAAACTTTAGTGGTTCATGGATGATGGGTTACTATGCTGAGAATATTAAGTCTTTTGACTTTGGAGTTGTGATGATTCCAAAATCAAAAACAGGTAAGAGAGCAAATATTTCTGATTCCTTAGGTAATGTTATCTGGAGTAAGACTAAGAATTTAGATGCTGCATGGACTTTTGTTAAGTGGATGGCGAGCAAAGAGGCGGCAGAGATTCTTGGTAAATCTGGTACTGTGATTCCTGCATATAAAGGTACGGATAATTTGTGGGTACAAAGTTTCAAGAAGTTTAAGAAGGAGAAAGATGCACAAGTATTTATAGACTCTGTGAAGTATACAAATCCGTGGCCACAGACAAGAGGTTCTAGTGAGTGGTTTGATAGATGGGAGACCTACTACATAGTAGAGATCATAGCGGGAAGGTTAGGGGTAGATGAAGGGTTAAAGCAAGCTACAGAAGAGATAAATGGTATTATTGAGAAGGCATCGCAATAA